In Paenibacillus xylanilyticus, the genomic window CAGATACGTTTGTGAGCGGAACGATGCTGATGGACGGCAAACCGCTTCCCATCCGAATTCGATACCGGGGAGGGCACACACGTGGCTATGTGAAAAAGTCCTTTGAGATTCGAACGTCCAGCAGAACATTTCATTTCAATGCCGAGTATGATGATCCCTCATTGCTGCGCAATGCACTCTCGTTCCGTTTTTTTGAATCCCTTCGGGTTCCGGCTCCGTCGACGCAGCACTGCATACTGTATCTAAACGGAGAGCTGCAGGGTGTCTATTTACGTATTGAGGGAGTTAAATCGTTCTTTTTTCGTCAGCGAAAAATGCCTGTTCGAAGCATCTTCTATGCGGTAAACGATCATGCGGGATTCGCAATGAATTCGACTGAAACAAACACGGATCTACTATCCGGATACACACTGATCCGCGGCAAGGACGAGGATCGCACGAGGCTCCGTACCTTTATCCAACAGCTGAATACGAAGTCGAGGCAGGATCTGCTTCGCTTTTTGCAGGCAAGAATGGATACGGATAACTATTTGCGATGGCTGAGTGGGGCTGTACTTACAGGCAATTTCGATGGATTCCATCAGAATTACACATGGTATGAGAAGGTCAAGACCCGGAGGTATGGGATCCTGCCCTGGGATTATGAGGGGACTTGGGGAAGAAACTGTTATGGTGCAAGAGTAGATCCGAACCTGGTACGGATTCAGGGATATAACAAACTGACTGGACGGCTGCTTGCTTTCCGCCTTTTCCGTCAGCAGTACAAGAGAATGATGAAGCTGTATCTGAAGAACGTTTTCACCGAGAAACGGATTATACCGGTAGTTTACCGATTACACGGTCAGATCCGTGAAGCTGTGGAGCAGGATCCCTACATGAAATGGCCGATGAATGTTTTTTATGGTGAACCCGAGAAGATTCGTACCTATGTGGCAGAGCGCCGGGAATATCTGCAGAAGGAGTTACACCGATTGTAGGTGCCTCGATATATGGTGAAATGATAAACTTTGACCACTGCAGGCAGGGTCAGGGTTTTTCTGTTTTTTTGAACAGGGGTGTGATATGTTTTTAAGCATAAGACGGGAACGGGATAAGGGTGAGGTGCGTGTACAGGATAGGGTGGGACAATTTTTGTAAACGCTTTAAATTCAGAACGAAACTAGTTTTGTTTTTGTCGGCTGCGACGGTATTCATCTCGGGAATGACAGGGCTGATCACATATCGTATCCATATTGCCCTATTCAACGAAGAAGTCAGTCGTCAGTATAGTCTTACAGCAGAACAGGTTCTGGCACGGCTCGATTCGCGGGTCAACGACATGTACAAGGTCACGGATTACATCACACTCAATCCTTCCGTGAAAAATGCCATTAAGGCACAGGCTGCAGGCATCTCGTCCTACGACCAGATGAAGCTTGAGGATGAACTGGATGATCAGTTGTACCAGGTAAGGCTGGATGCACCGGAGATCATGGGAATTCGCATTTATGATCTGAAGGGAAATATATTTAATCTGGGCGCCTTTGCCGGCTCGTTTCAACAGATGAATCCTTCCTACTTGGCCGAGATGGTTCATAAGCTGGAAGGGACGGGCGGTGAATATGTGTGGAATCGTCTGGGGCCGGATGCTTTTCTGCAGGAAGAGCAGTCCAATTGGATTATGGCTGGACGATTAATGCGCTCGGTTGATCTGGAAACGTACGGAGTGATGTTGATCCTGTTTAACACCTCGCTGTTTGAGACGTATCTCAAGGACCTGCGATTGAACGAGGAAGTTGCTGTTGATCTGTTTGATGCGGAAGGGCAACTGCTATATGCGTTTCATAATCCGAATATAGACCCACCACCGCTTACACAGCTAAACCTGGGGGCAACCGAGATCAGGGACGAGCAGGGATCCACTCATTTGTATACCAAACAAACCTCGGACAAGGCAGGCTTCACACTGGTGAGCAAAGTATCGCTCGCGCAGATTCAGAACAAAGGGAAACTCATCCTGCAAGTCGCCGTGTTCTCTGCCGCAGCCAGCATACTATGCTCATGGTTCATCATCACGATCATTAGCGGCAGATTGCTGCGTCCACTTGCCAGTCTGGTCAATGCGATGAAAAGAGTGCGCGATGGCCGGTTCGATACTAGGGTCCGAATTGAGACGCGGGATGAGCTGGGCTTCATCGGTGAACGGTTCAATGCGATGGCTTCACGGATTGATACGCTCATTCATCAGGTGTACGAGCGGGAACTCAGTGAAAAGGAAGCCGAGCTCAAAGCCATTCAGGCGCAGTTGAACCCTCATTTTCTATATAACACACTAAGCATGTTTTTCTGGAAATTCTATATGCTGGGCGATGAGAAATCCGCTCGTCTCGTTACGGCCCTGTCTGAAATGCTGCAGTACACATTGGAACCCGTGCAGCGATTAACGACTCTCCAGGATGAGATGACGCAAATCGATCATTATCTGCAAATTCAACAGGCCAGATATCAGGAAGCATTATCCGTAGAAATTTCAATTCCTGCGGAGCTGCTTCGCTGTCAGGTGATCCGATTGCTGCTTCAGCCTATCGTCGAGAATGTGTTTGTCCATGCCTTCTCAGACAAGAGGGATAATCGCCGTTTGCAAATTCGTGGTTTGCAGCTGCCAGGACATGAGACGGAGAAGGAAGCGGACATGCTCATTATTGAAATCGTAGATAACGGCTGCGGCATGGATGCAGCGGTCATTGAACGAATAATGAAGCCAGTTTCACATGCGGAAGAGGAACGTCAGCATATTGGTATCCGAAGTGTACTCCGAAGAATCGAACTGATTCATGGGGAGCCTTATGGTGTACAGATCGAGTCTGCTGTGGGTGAAGGGACGCTTGTACGCCTTCGTTTACCATATCAGATCGGAGCAGGACACCATGCGCGGGAAAGCGGATGATAGAGAGGAGCAGGTGCTGTGAATGGACGAATGCTTGTAGTCGATGATGAAGCGTTATTCCGTCAGGGGCTAATTCATCTGGTTCGGAACAACCCTCTTGGATGGGAGGTTGTGGGAGAAGCTGCTGATGGAGAAGAAGCGATTCAGGCAGTGCACAGCTGTACGCCTGATCTGATAATTACGGATATTAACATGCCTGTGATGGATGGTCTGGACTTGGCTGAACGCATACATGAGAGCGGGCGGGATATCATGATTATCATTTTGACAGGGTATCGTGAATTCGAATATGCACAGCGTGCCATCCGCTATGGAGCCATTGAATTTTTGCTCAAGCCGTTCTCCCTCGATGAAGCATGCAAGGTGCTGCGCAAGGCACATGAACGATATCGCCGGAAGCAGTCGGACATCCGAATCAGGGAGCAATACCACCAGGTGGACCGTACCGAGAGATGGCGCGAAGAACTGGCTTCAATGCTGCTTCATCAGCAATTTGAGGAGATGATCATTTGGGTGGAGGGCCTGCTGGAGGAAGCTGCCCGAATGCCACTGCCCCAATGCAAATCCGAGATTCACTTGCTTATGAAAGTCTTGACGGACATGCTTGCACAGCAGCTTCAGCCACAGGAGTCCGGGAGATTGGACACATTCGGTCCAGATCCGCTGCTGTGGATTCATACCGTGCCCGAAGTCATTGCATGGGCTCGCTCGAAGAGTGAAGAGTGGATGGATATGATGATGCGCCTGACCCGGGAACAGCAGGATCATGTGATCACACGTGTCATTCGGTATATTGAGATGAATTACGCCGGAAGCTGTACGCTGCAGGCTGCCGCTGTTCATGCGCATGTGACGCCAAACTACCTGAGCTATTTGTTCAAAAAGGAGACCGGACAAGGCTTCAGCCAGTATGTCAGCAAACGCCGGATCGAGAAAGCGAAACTGCTGCTGCACAGCACCCGGCAGAGCATGGCGGATATAGCAGAACAGACAGGCTTCGATAACTCAAGCTATTTCACTACCGTATTTAAACAGGCCA contains:
- a CDS encoding CotH kinase family protein; amino-acid sequence: MEMALPVYHIKVSDNEYQQLTSDIWSDTFVSGTMLMDGKPLPIRIRYRGGHTRGYVKKSFEIRTSSRTFHFNAEYDDPSLLRNALSFRFFESLRVPAPSTQHCILYLNGELQGVYLRIEGVKSFFFRQRKMPVRSIFYAVNDHAGFAMNSTETNTDLLSGYTLIRGKDEDRTRLRTFIQQLNTKSRQDLLRFLQARMDTDNYLRWLSGAVLTGNFDGFHQNYTWYEKVKTRRYGILPWDYEGTWGRNCYGARVDPNLVRIQGYNKLTGRLLAFRLFRQQYKRMMKLYLKNVFTEKRIIPVVYRLHGQIREAVEQDPYMKWPMNVFYGEPEKIRTYVAERREYLQKELHRL
- a CDS encoding cache domain-containing sensor histidine kinase — protein: MFLSAATVFISGMTGLITYRIHIALFNEEVSRQYSLTAEQVLARLDSRVNDMYKVTDYITLNPSVKNAIKAQAAGISSYDQMKLEDELDDQLYQVRLDAPEIMGIRIYDLKGNIFNLGAFAGSFQQMNPSYLAEMVHKLEGTGGEYVWNRLGPDAFLQEEQSNWIMAGRLMRSVDLETYGVMLILFNTSLFETYLKDLRLNEEVAVDLFDAEGQLLYAFHNPNIDPPPLTQLNLGATEIRDEQGSTHLYTKQTSDKAGFTLVSKVSLAQIQNKGKLILQVAVFSAAASILCSWFIITIISGRLLRPLASLVNAMKRVRDGRFDTRVRIETRDELGFIGERFNAMASRIDTLIHQVYERELSEKEAELKAIQAQLNPHFLYNTLSMFFWKFYMLGDEKSARLVTALSEMLQYTLEPVQRLTTLQDEMTQIDHYLQIQQARYQEALSVEISIPAELLRCQVIRLLLQPIVENVFVHAFSDKRDNRRLQIRGLQLPGHETEKEADMLIIEIVDNGCGMDAAVIERIMKPVSHAEEERQHIGIRSVLRRIELIHGEPYGVQIESAVGEGTLVRLRLPYQIGAGHHARESG
- a CDS encoding response regulator; this translates as MNGRMLVVDDEALFRQGLIHLVRNNPLGWEVVGEAADGEEAIQAVHSCTPDLIITDINMPVMDGLDLAERIHESGRDIMIIILTGYREFEYAQRAIRYGAIEFLLKPFSLDEACKVLRKAHERYRRKQSDIRIREQYHQVDRTERWREELASMLLHQQFEEMIIWVEGLLEEAARMPLPQCKSEIHLLMKVLTDMLAQQLQPQESGRLDTFGPDPLLWIHTVPEVIAWARSKSEEWMDMMMRLTREQQDHVITRVIRYIEMNYAGSCTLQAAAVHAHVTPNYLSYLFKKETGQGFSQYVSKRRIEKAKLLLHSTRQSMADIAEQTGFDNSSYFTTVFKQATGLSPREYRKQGAGDHHE